A genomic stretch from Gopherus evgoodei ecotype Sinaloan lineage unplaced genomic scaffold, rGopEvg1_v1.p scaffold_47_arrow_ctg1, whole genome shotgun sequence includes:
- the LOC115642939 gene encoding DNA-directed RNA polymerase II subunit RPB1-like, translated as MPARCHDTLTPRYPPSTRQPAATTRCHDTLTPHYLPEQHTPARRHDTLTPRYPPSTRQPAATTRCHDTLTPHYLPEQHTPARCHDTLTPCYPLEQHTPARCHNMLRQAPQGIAYQAAEPSPMACAGYAGPTSSLPTLPTAAL; from the exons ATGCCAGCCCGCTGCCACGACACGCTCACACCACGCTACCCCCCGAGCACTCGCCAGCCCGCAGCTACGACACGCTGCCATGACACACTCACACCACACTACCTCCCAGAGCAGCACACGCCAGCCCGCCGCCACGACACGCTCACACCACGCTACCCCCCGAGCACTCGCCAGCCAGCAGCTACGACACGCTGCCATGACACACTCACACCACACTACCTCCCAGAGCAGCACACGCCAGCCCGCTGCCATGACACGCTCACACCATGCTACCCCCTGGAGCAGCACACGCCAGCCCGCTGCCACAACATGCTCAGACAGG CACCTCAAGGCATTGCCTACCAGGCAGCCGAACCCTCACCAATGGCGTGTGCAGGCTATGCAGGGCCAACCTCcagcctccccaccctgcccaccgCTGCCTTATAA